Proteins encoded together in one Bacteroides zoogleoformans window:
- a CDS encoding SusC/RagA family TonB-linked outer membrane protein: MKQKVSFFKALSMMLLSALFALPVVAQNLTVTGTVTDNQGPVIGASIQVDGTGNGSITDIDGNYTLHNVPANATLVFSYIGYQTRKIAVGGKSNIDVKLVEDSQLLQEVVVVGYGVQRKSDLTGSVASVKATDALKSTPTGNVSDALQGRMAGVSVLSGSGDPGKENTIRVRGINSITAETGPLVVVDGFIGGSLQSLNPADVQSIEVLKDASATAVYGSRGANGVILVTTKNPAKDKLTVSFNAFANFKTVAKYVDTLSPYEYAQLVNDYGKEYFGYGDNHYYSAQQLEDFRTGKAGFDYAKEIFRKPALTQNYELSVAGGGEKTTFLASVRFQNDEGIIKASESSVYNWRLKVDTNIRKWLKGGLNFYGHYRESANPRVSEYDGLIQQATLFPNTISPKNERGEYNNAFFDGSPNYNPMGHIWEANNSHQTLVNNLQGYVDFKLADGLNFRSQLGVTFENRMNSSAAGENSYEKFKNNRTTAGTQSFWNLSWLNTNLLSYVKEFNKNHRVNATAVFEQSYNNNYSHHTVANALDRPELGWDALGWSAGNLANIDSERIITTLMSGMFRLNYVFMNRYMLTASIRADGSSRLADKWSYFPSAALAWDLKQEAFLKDNTFIDQLKLRIGYGSVGNQSVEAYRIYSKIVNVRNADGSTSYKIDRPAAPYLKWERNDQTNIGVDFGFFNGRLRISADWYNKLSKDILLELAQPTHLGHGSALRNSGKIKNTGVELTIGADPVAGKAFSWHSDLTLSHNKGTFENIPTQNRRQQQAGNYQNQIFQMIEGEKLGTFYGYTSAGIWQKDEVDAPFVDGNGVKNGKTNGQTYKVVAGNIKLADLNKDGVINEADQGVIGCGQPTFNWGWSNTFNYRNFDFSFFVVGFHGFDIYNATEHMAISGIRAQSKAPVVPLRKWQNRWTPTNTDTDVPGFVKGGNTYVNRYMSRYVEDGSFIKMKSITLGYTLPEKCCKSVGIHNLRVYASVQNPFHITRYSGLDPEATLGNPLIQGVDWGNYPNSRNYLVGLNFAF, from the coding sequence ATGAAACAAAAAGTAAGCTTCTTTAAAGCATTAAGTATGATGTTGCTCTCCGCGCTCTTCGCCTTGCCCGTCGTGGCGCAGAACCTGACGGTGACGGGCACGGTGACCGACAACCAGGGCCCGGTGATAGGCGCCTCCATCCAAGTGGACGGCACCGGCAACGGCAGCATCACAGACATCGACGGAAACTACACCCTGCACAATGTGCCGGCAAACGCCACCCTTGTATTCTCTTACATCGGCTATCAGACACGGAAGATCGCCGTGGGCGGAAAATCGAACATAGACGTCAAACTCGTGGAAGACAGCCAGCTGCTGCAAGAAGTGGTGGTGGTGGGCTACGGCGTGCAGCGCAAGAGCGACCTGACCGGCTCGGTTGCCTCGGTGAAAGCCACCGACGCCTTGAAAAGCACGCCTACCGGCAATGTCTCCGACGCTTTGCAGGGGCGAATGGCCGGCGTATCGGTACTCTCCGGCTCGGGCGACCCCGGGAAGGAGAACACCATCCGTGTGCGAGGCATCAACTCCATCACCGCCGAAACCGGTCCGCTGGTAGTAGTCGACGGATTTATCGGCGGCTCGCTTCAGTCTCTCAACCCGGCTGACGTCCAGTCCATCGAAGTGCTCAAGGACGCTTCGGCAACGGCGGTTTACGGCTCGCGCGGCGCCAATGGCGTCATCCTCGTCACCACCAAGAACCCGGCCAAAGACAAGCTGACCGTCTCGTTCAACGCCTTCGCCAACTTCAAGACGGTGGCCAAGTACGTCGACACGCTCTCTCCCTACGAGTACGCGCAACTGGTCAACGACTATGGCAAAGAATACTTCGGCTACGGCGACAACCACTATTACAGCGCCCAGCAGCTGGAAGATTTCCGTACCGGGAAAGCGGGCTTCGACTATGCGAAAGAGATATTCAGGAAACCTGCCCTGACGCAGAACTACGAATTGTCCGTGGCCGGCGGCGGAGAGAAGACCACCTTCCTGGCGTCCGTGCGCTTCCAGAACGACGAAGGCATCATCAAGGCTTCGGAAAGCAGCGTCTATAACTGGCGACTGAAGGTAGATACAAACATCCGCAAGTGGCTGAAGGGCGGCCTGAACTTCTACGGCCATTACAGAGAAAGCGCCAATCCGCGCGTCTCCGAATACGACGGCCTGATACAGCAAGCCACGCTCTTCCCCAACACCATCAGCCCGAAGAACGAGCGCGGAGAGTACAACAACGCCTTCTTCGACGGCTCGCCCAACTACAACCCGATGGGGCACATCTGGGAGGCGAACAACTCCCATCAGACGCTGGTCAACAACCTGCAGGGCTATGTGGACTTCAAACTGGCGGACGGACTGAACTTCCGCTCGCAACTGGGAGTGACCTTCGAGAACCGGATGAACTCTTCGGCTGCCGGCGAAAACAGCTATGAGAAGTTCAAGAACAATCGCACCACGGCCGGCACACAAAGCTTTTGGAACCTGTCTTGGCTCAACACCAACCTGCTGAGCTATGTGAAGGAGTTCAACAAGAATCACCGTGTCAATGCCACCGCCGTGTTCGAGCAGTCGTACAACAACAACTACAGCCACCACACCGTAGCCAATGCCTTAGACCGGCCCGAACTGGGCTGGGACGCCTTGGGATGGTCTGCCGGCAATCTGGCTAACATCGACTCGGAGCGAATCATCACCACGCTGATGTCCGGCATGTTCCGCTTGAACTATGTGTTCATGAACCGGTATATGCTCACCGCTTCCATCCGTGCCGACGGCTCTTCGCGTCTGGCGGACAAGTGGAGCTACTTCCCGTCGGCCGCATTGGCTTGGGACCTCAAGCAGGAGGCGTTCCTGAAAGACAACACCTTCATCGACCAGCTGAAACTCCGCATCGGCTACGGCTCGGTAGGAAACCAGTCGGTGGAGGCTTACCGCATCTATTCCAAGATTGTCAACGTGCGCAATGCCGACGGAAGCACCTCGTACAAGATAGACCGCCCTGCCGCTCCCTACCTGAAGTGGGAACGTAACGACCAGACGAACATCGGCGTGGACTTCGGCTTCTTCAACGGACGCCTGCGCATCAGTGCCGATTGGTATAACAAGCTGTCGAAGGACATCTTGCTGGAATTGGCCCAGCCCACACACTTGGGACACGGCTCCGCGTTGAGGAACTCGGGCAAGATAAAGAATACCGGTGTGGAACTGACCATCGGCGCAGACCCCGTTGCCGGAAAGGCTTTCAGCTGGCATTCGGACCTCACGCTGTCTCACAACAAAGGCACTTTCGAGAACATCCCCACCCAGAACCGCCGCCAGCAACAAGCCGGAAACTATCAGAACCAGATCTTCCAGATGATAGAGGGAGAGAAGCTGGGCACCTTCTACGGCTATACATCCGCCGGCATCTGGCAGAAGGACGAGGTAGACGCCCCGTTCGTGGATGGCAACGGAGTGAAGAACGGCAAAACCAACGGCCAGACTTACAAGGTGGTTGCGGGCAACATCAAACTGGCCGACCTGAACAAGGACGGCGTCATCAACGAGGCAGACCAGGGCGTGATAGGATGCGGGCAGCCCACTTTCAACTGGGGATGGAGCAACACCTTCAACTACCGCAACTTCGACTTCTCTTTCTTCGTGGTAGGATTTCACGGTTTCGACATCTACAACGCCACCGAACACATGGCTATCAGCGGCATCAGGGCGCAGAGCAAAGCCCCGGTGGTTCCGCTGCGCAAGTGGCAGAACCGCTGGACGCCCACGAACACCGATACCGACGTTCCGGGCTTCGTCAAGGGCGGCAATACGTACGTCAACAGATACATGAGCCGCTACGTGGAAGACGGCAGCTTCATCAAGATGAAGAGCATCACGCTGGGCTATACCTTGCCCGAGAAATGCTGCAAGTCGGTAGGCATCCACAACCTGCGCGTTTACGCCTCTGTGCAGAATCCGTTCCACATCACCCGATACTCCGGACTGGACCCGGAAGCTACGCTGGGCAATCCGCTGATACAGGGCGTGGATTGGGGGAACTATCCCAACAGCCGGAACTACCTGGTCGGCCTGAATTTTGCTTTCTAA